The following are from one region of the Dreissena polymorpha isolate Duluth1 chromosome 2, UMN_Dpol_1.0, whole genome shotgun sequence genome:
- the LOC127866001 gene encoding kelch-like protein 24 isoform X2: MADVEELSSELSTLSVASEAEDCCDDDEADDTRSLASSASGLTTPRLHHLTEGLEKLWVTGAHSDITIMVENRVFKCHKAVLFATSPYFDAMFSSGMRESVSGEITFKEMEADTFELVMEYIYTGKEVVTQANVIKLLKASSLLQIKSLCEKCEVILEPYIDVENCIDIWRLSLIHCWEKVKARAIKKIHKHFVALIKTDAFMRLDAYEIIQILKHDNLEVSDEETVLEAVFLWARRGDPAVRKQKLGQIFANVRLGHISAERLSLLKSPNSPVIDDPLAQQYIDEAIQYKLLPARRQEANSQVTHYRRCSQFDEVLVVMGGCMSMHPPYKRCNDVLGYSFAQEKWFKLESLPFDPGIEFATCTYGNDICLTGGGSRTQTFLKYRSDKNKWKIGKPLCQGRRRHVMASLTNSLYVIGGYDHRLPEGNRMLASIEKFDMSEDSWEEVSQLPTPVSSFSSAVSGERILLFGGEKNDKTDTGIVQCFDTRTNQCTNLNSLTIISKLTKAVTSGRRIFIIFFSGKIVEYNPNATNSQSCNLVGTVKSFRRIHYGAVQYRGKIFIVGGENEDTSLTREMIVVKSDSGEAEKSVVPLPNARLIDSCVKIAINKRFLTEEKVEDYDQNADGSTTPADDNH, translated from the coding sequence AAGCGGAAGACTGCTGCGATGACGATGAAGCGGACGACACCCGCAGCCTGGCATCCTCCGCTTCCGGCCTGACGACGCCACGGCTGCACCACTTGACGGAGGGCCTGGAGAAGCTGTGGGTGACCGGCGCGCATTCGGACATCACCATCATGGTGGAGAACCGAGTGTTCAAGTGCCACAAAGCCGTCCTGTTCGCTACCTCACCGTATTTTGACGCCATGTTTTCGTCTGGGATGCGCGAGAGTGTTAGCGGGGAGATCACGTTCAAGGAAATGGAGGCGGACACGTTTGAGCTCGTAATGGAGTACATTTACACTGGAAAAGAGGTTGTAACTCAGGCGAATGTGATTAAGTTACTTAAGGCATCTTCACTGCTACAGATAAAGTCTCTGTGTGAGAAGTGTGAGGTTATTCTGGAGCCGTATATCGATGTGGAAAACTGTATTGATATTTGGCGACTCTCATTGATTCATTGTTGGGAGAAGGTTAAAGCAAGGGCCATAAAGAAGATTCACAAACATTTTGTGGCTCTGATAAAAACCGACGCGTTTATGAGATTAGATGCATACGAAATCATTCAGATCTTGAAACACGACAATCTCGAAGTGTCCGACGAAGAGACTGTGCTCGAAGCAGTATTCTTGTGGGCAAGGCGCGGGGACCCAGCAGTGCGAAAACAAAAGCTTGGCCAAATATTCGCCAACGTCCGCCTGGGTCATATATCAGCGGAGCGTCTGTCTTTATTAAAGTCTCCTAACTCCCCAGTCATTGATGATCCACTGGCACAGCAGTATATCGATGAAGCCATACAGTACAAGTTACTTCCGGCGCGGCGCCAGGAGGCAAACTCTCAAGTCACTCACTACCGCCGCTGCAGTCAGTTTGACGAAGTTCTTGTTGTAATGGGTGGATGCATGTCGATGCATCCCCCGTATAAGCGATGTAATGACGTCTTGGGCTATAGCTTTGCCCAGGAGAAATGGTTCAAGTTGGAATCCTTACCGTTTGATCCTGGAATCGAGTTTGCCACCTGCACGTATGGTAACGATATTTGCCTTACAGGTGGAGGTAGTCGGACCCAGACATTTCTAAAATATAGATCTGATAAAAACAAGTGGAAAATCGGAAAGCCCCTGTGCCAAGGTCGCCGTAGACATGTCATGGCGTCGCTCACCAACAGCTTGTACGTCATAGGCGGGTATGACCACAGACTGCCGGAAGGGAACCGGATGTTGGCCAGCATCGAAAAGTTTGACATGAGCGAGGACTCCTGGGAGGAAGTCTCCCAGCTGCCGACGCCCGTCAGCTCGTTCTCGTCGGCGGTCTCGGGGGAGAGAATATTGCTTTTTGGGGGCGAAAAGAACGATAAAACAGACACGGGCATTGTCCAGTGTTTTGACACACGAACAAATCAGTGTACAAATTTAAATAGTCTAACTATCATTTCTAAATTAACAAAGGCTGTCACTTCCGGAAGAaggatatttataatatttttcagtGGCAAAATAGTTGAGTATAACCCGAATGCTACGAACTCGCAGTCGTGTAACCTCGTCGGTACTGTGAAGTCCTTCCGCCGCATACACTACGGCGCGGTGCAGTACCGTGGGAAGATCTTCATAGTGGGGGGAGAAAATGAGGACACATCATTAACGCGGGAAATGATCGTGGTTAAGTCGGATAGTGGCGAGGCGGAGAAATCCGTCGTGCCGCTTCCCAACGCTAGATTGATTGACAGCTGCGTGAAAATTGCCATAAACAAGCGGTTCTTGACTGAGGAGAAAGTTGAAGACTACGATCAGAATGCCGACGGCTCTACTACCCCTGCCGACGACAATCACTGA
- the LOC127866001 gene encoding kelch-like protein 24 isoform X1 has product MADVEELSSELSTLSVASGMQAEDCCDDDEADDTRSLASSASGLTTPRLHHLTEGLEKLWVTGAHSDITIMVENRVFKCHKAVLFATSPYFDAMFSSGMRESVSGEITFKEMEADTFELVMEYIYTGKEVVTQANVIKLLKASSLLQIKSLCEKCEVILEPYIDVENCIDIWRLSLIHCWEKVKARAIKKIHKHFVALIKTDAFMRLDAYEIIQILKHDNLEVSDEETVLEAVFLWARRGDPAVRKQKLGQIFANVRLGHISAERLSLLKSPNSPVIDDPLAQQYIDEAIQYKLLPARRQEANSQVTHYRRCSQFDEVLVVMGGCMSMHPPYKRCNDVLGYSFAQEKWFKLESLPFDPGIEFATCTYGNDICLTGGGSRTQTFLKYRSDKNKWKIGKPLCQGRRRHVMASLTNSLYVIGGYDHRLPEGNRMLASIEKFDMSEDSWEEVSQLPTPVSSFSSAVSGERILLFGGEKNDKTDTGIVQCFDTRTNQCTNLNSLTIISKLTKAVTSGRRIFIIFFSGKIVEYNPNATNSQSCNLVGTVKSFRRIHYGAVQYRGKIFIVGGENEDTSLTREMIVVKSDSGEAEKSVVPLPNARLIDSCVKIAINKRFLTEEKVEDYDQNADGSTTPADDNH; this is encoded by the coding sequence AAGCGGAAGACTGCTGCGATGACGATGAAGCGGACGACACCCGCAGCCTGGCATCCTCCGCTTCCGGCCTGACGACGCCACGGCTGCACCACTTGACGGAGGGCCTGGAGAAGCTGTGGGTGACCGGCGCGCATTCGGACATCACCATCATGGTGGAGAACCGAGTGTTCAAGTGCCACAAAGCCGTCCTGTTCGCTACCTCACCGTATTTTGACGCCATGTTTTCGTCTGGGATGCGCGAGAGTGTTAGCGGGGAGATCACGTTCAAGGAAATGGAGGCGGACACGTTTGAGCTCGTAATGGAGTACATTTACACTGGAAAAGAGGTTGTAACTCAGGCGAATGTGATTAAGTTACTTAAGGCATCTTCACTGCTACAGATAAAGTCTCTGTGTGAGAAGTGTGAGGTTATTCTGGAGCCGTATATCGATGTGGAAAACTGTATTGATATTTGGCGACTCTCATTGATTCATTGTTGGGAGAAGGTTAAAGCAAGGGCCATAAAGAAGATTCACAAACATTTTGTGGCTCTGATAAAAACCGACGCGTTTATGAGATTAGATGCATACGAAATCATTCAGATCTTGAAACACGACAATCTCGAAGTGTCCGACGAAGAGACTGTGCTCGAAGCAGTATTCTTGTGGGCAAGGCGCGGGGACCCAGCAGTGCGAAAACAAAAGCTTGGCCAAATATTCGCCAACGTCCGCCTGGGTCATATATCAGCGGAGCGTCTGTCTTTATTAAAGTCTCCTAACTCCCCAGTCATTGATGATCCACTGGCACAGCAGTATATCGATGAAGCCATACAGTACAAGTTACTTCCGGCGCGGCGCCAGGAGGCAAACTCTCAAGTCACTCACTACCGCCGCTGCAGTCAGTTTGACGAAGTTCTTGTTGTAATGGGTGGATGCATGTCGATGCATCCCCCGTATAAGCGATGTAATGACGTCTTGGGCTATAGCTTTGCCCAGGAGAAATGGTTCAAGTTGGAATCCTTACCGTTTGATCCTGGAATCGAGTTTGCCACCTGCACGTATGGTAACGATATTTGCCTTACAGGTGGAGGTAGTCGGACCCAGACATTTCTAAAATATAGATCTGATAAAAACAAGTGGAAAATCGGAAAGCCCCTGTGCCAAGGTCGCCGTAGACATGTCATGGCGTCGCTCACCAACAGCTTGTACGTCATAGGCGGGTATGACCACAGACTGCCGGAAGGGAACCGGATGTTGGCCAGCATCGAAAAGTTTGACATGAGCGAGGACTCCTGGGAGGAAGTCTCCCAGCTGCCGACGCCCGTCAGCTCGTTCTCGTCGGCGGTCTCGGGGGAGAGAATATTGCTTTTTGGGGGCGAAAAGAACGATAAAACAGACACGGGCATTGTCCAGTGTTTTGACACACGAACAAATCAGTGTACAAATTTAAATAGTCTAACTATCATTTCTAAATTAACAAAGGCTGTCACTTCCGGAAGAaggatatttataatatttttcagtGGCAAAATAGTTGAGTATAACCCGAATGCTACGAACTCGCAGTCGTGTAACCTCGTCGGTACTGTGAAGTCCTTCCGCCGCATACACTACGGCGCGGTGCAGTACCGTGGGAAGATCTTCATAGTGGGGGGAGAAAATGAGGACACATCATTAACGCGGGAAATGATCGTGGTTAAGTCGGATAGTGGCGAGGCGGAGAAATCCGTCGTGCCGCTTCCCAACGCTAGATTGATTGACAGCTGCGTGAAAATTGCCATAAACAAGCGGTTCTTGACTGAGGAGAAAGTTGAAGACTACGATCAGAATGCCGACGGCTCTACTACCCCTGCCGACGACAATCACTGA